Proteins from one Bacteroides zhangwenhongii genomic window:
- the mraY gene encoding phospho-N-acetylmuramoyl-pentapeptide-transferase → MLYYLFEWLHKLNFPGAGMFGYTSFRALMAVILALLISSIWGDKFINLLKKKQITETQRDAKIDPFGVNKVGVPSMGGVIIITAILIPCLLLGKLHNIYMILMLITTVWLGSLGFADDYIKIFKKDKEGLHGKFKIIGQVGLGLIVGLTLYLSPDVVIRENIEIHNPGQEMEVVHGTNDLKSTQTTIPFFKSNNLDYADLVAFMGDHAQTAGWVLFVIITIFVVTAVSNGANLNDGMDGMAAGNSAIIGATLGILAYVSSHIEFAGYLNIMYIPGSEELVIYICAFIGALIGFLWYNAYPAQVFMGDTGSLTIGGIIAVFAIIIHKELLIPILCGVFLVENLSVILQRAYYKAGKRKGVKQRLFKRTPIHDHFRTSMSLIEPGCTVKFTKPDQLFHESKITVRFWIVTIVLAAITIITLKIR, encoded by the coding sequence ATGTTATATTATTTGTTTGAATGGCTGCATAAGCTCAATTTTCCCGGAGCGGGAATGTTTGGATATACCTCATTCCGTGCACTGATGGCAGTTATCCTCGCCCTACTTATTTCGAGTATCTGGGGAGATAAGTTTATCAACCTGCTTAAGAAAAAACAAATCACGGAGACACAACGGGATGCGAAAATCGACCCGTTCGGCGTCAACAAAGTAGGCGTACCAAGTATGGGAGGCGTCATCATCATTACAGCCATCCTGATTCCTTGCCTGCTTTTAGGCAAGTTGCATAATATATATATGATACTTATGTTGATCACCACCGTATGGCTGGGATCACTCGGTTTTGCCGACGACTACATCAAGATTTTCAAGAAAGATAAAGAAGGACTGCATGGCAAGTTCAAGATCATCGGGCAAGTAGGTCTGGGACTGATTGTCGGACTTACTTTATATTTAAGTCCGGACGTGGTCATTCGCGAAAACATCGAGATACACAATCCGGGACAGGAGATGGAAGTGGTACACGGAACAAATGACTTGAAATCTACCCAGACAACCATCCCTTTCTTTAAGAGCAACAACCTCGACTATGCAGATCTGGTAGCTTTCATGGGCGATCACGCACAAACGGCCGGATGGGTACTGTTCGTTATCATCACCATCTTTGTCGTTACCGCCGTATCCAACGGAGCCAACCTGAATGACGGAATGGATGGAATGGCGGCGGGCAACTCCGCCATCATCGGAGCTACGCTAGGGATATTGGCTTACGTATCATCACACATCGAGTTTGCCGGCTATCTGAACATTATGTACATTCCGGGATCGGAAGAACTCGTAATTTACATCTGCGCCTTTATCGGTGCATTGATCGGCTTCCTCTGGTACAATGCCTATCCGGCACAAGTATTCATGGGAGATACCGGCAGTCTGACGATTGGCGGAATCATTGCCGTATTCGCCATCATCATTCATAAAGAATTGCTGATACCGATTCTCTGCGGTGTATTCCTCGTAGAAAATCTGTCGGTCATTCTTCAACGGGCTTACTATAAAGCCGGGAAACGAAAAGGAGTGAAACAACGGCTGTTCAAACGGACGCCGATTCACGACCATTTCCGCACTTCCATGAGTTTGATAGAACCGGGATGTACGGTGAAGTTCACCAAGCCCGACCAACTGTTCCACGAATCAAAAATTACTGTCCGTTTTTGGATTGTGACCATCGTGCTGGCAGCCATAACGATTATAACGCTGAAAATAAGGTAA
- a CDS encoding UDP-N-acetylmuramoyl-L-alanyl-D-glutamate--2,6-diaminopimelate ligase, with product MLLNELLKAIQPVQIAGDSNIEIAGINIDSRLVEAGQLFMAMRGTQADGHAYIPAAISKGATAILCEDMPEKPVAGITYIQVKDSEDAVGKIATTFYGDPTSKLELVGVTGTNGKTTIATLLYNTFRYFGYKVGLISTVCNYIDDEPIPTEHTTPDPITLNRLLGRMADEGCKYAFMEVSSHSIAQKRISGLKFTGGIFTNLTRDHLDYHKTVENYLKAKKKFFDDLPKNAFSLTNLDDKNGLVMTQNTRSKVYTYSLRSLSDFKGRVLESHFEGMLLDFNNHELAVQFIGKFNASNLLAVFGAAVLLGKKEEDVLVALSTLHPVAGRFDAVRSKDGVTAIVDYAHTPDALTNVLNAIHGVLEGKGKVITVVGAGGNRDKGKRPIMAKEAAKASDRVIITSDNPRFEEPQDIINDMLAGLDAEDMRKTLSIADRKEAIRTACMLAEKGDVILIAGKGHENYQEIKGVKHHFDDKEEVKRMLND from the coding sequence ATGTTATTAAATGAGCTACTGAAAGCAATCCAACCGGTACAGATAGCCGGAGATTCAAATATAGAAATTGCCGGAATCAACATAGATTCCCGTTTGGTAGAAGCCGGACAACTGTTCATGGCTATGCGCGGTACGCAAGCCGACGGTCATGCCTATATACCCGCCGCCATCAGTAAAGGCGCCACCGCTATCCTCTGCGAGGATATGCCCGAAAAACCGGTGGCGGGAATTACCTATATACAAGTAAAAGACAGCGAGGACGCGGTAGGCAAGATTGCCACCACCTTCTATGGAGATCCGACTTCCAAACTGGAGTTGGTCGGTGTCACCGGAACGAATGGAAAAACAACCATCGCTACCTTATTATATAATACCTTCCGCTATTTCGGATATAAAGTAGGACTTATCTCTACAGTCTGCAATTATATCGATGACGAGCCGATTCCAACGGAGCACACCACACCTGACCCTATCACGCTGAACCGTTTATTGGGACGGATGGCAGACGAAGGATGTAAATACGCCTTTATGGAAGTCAGTTCCCATTCGATCGCACAGAAGCGTATCAGCGGATTAAAATTCACCGGAGGTATCTTCACCAATCTCACCCGTGACCATCTGGACTATCATAAGACGGTAGAGAATTATCTGAAAGCTAAGAAAAAATTCTTCGATGACCTACCGAAGAATGCGTTCAGTCTGACCAATCTCGATGACAAGAACGGACTAGTAATGACGCAAAACACACGTTCCAAAGTCTATACTTATTCGCTGAGAAGTCTCAGTGACTTCAAAGGACGGGTGTTGGAATCCCATTTTGAAGGAATGCTACTTGATTTCAACAATCACGAGCTGGCAGTTCAGTTTATCGGCAAGTTCAACGCTTCCAACTTATTAGCGGTATTCGGTGCCGCTGTCCTGCTTGGGAAAAAAGAAGAAGATGTGTTGGTTGCCCTTAGCACACTGCATCCGGTTGCAGGACGTTTCGACGCTGTGCGTTCAAAAGACGGAGTTACCGCAATTGTCGACTACGCCCATACTCCGGACGCCCTTACTAATGTGCTGAATGCCATACACGGGGTATTGGAAGGGAAAGGAAAAGTAATCACCGTAGTAGGTGCGGGCGGCAACCGTGACAAAGGCAAGCGCCCCATCATGGCAAAGGAAGCCGCCAAAGCCAGCGACCGTGTTATCATCACTTCGGACAATCCCCGTTTTGAAGAGCCGCAAGACATCATCAACGATATGTTGGCCGGACTGGATGCGGAAGACATGAGAAAAACATTAAGCATCGCCGACCGCAAGGAAGCCATCCGTACGGCCTGTATGCTGGCTGAGAAAGGAGACGTAATACTCATTGCCGGAAAAGGGCACGAGAATTACCAAGAGATAAAAGGAGTAAAACATCACTTCGACGACAAAGAAGAAGTGAAGAGAATGTTGAACGATTAG
- a CDS encoding penicillin-binding protein: protein MTRYFFVILVMALIGVAIVVKAGITMFAERQYWQDVADRFVKENVTVKPNRGNIISSDGKLMASSLPEYRIYMDFMSGEKDEKRRKKDQARRDSILNANMDSICIGLNKIFPDKSVAQFKAHLKKGRQAKSRNYLIYPKRISYIQYKEVKRLPVFCLNRYKGGFKELAYNQRKKPFGSLAARTLGDVYADTAKGARNGIELAFDTILKGRDGLTHRQKVMNKYLNIVDVPPVDGCDLLTTIDVGMQDICEKALVDKLKELNASVGVVVLMEVATGEVRAIVNMMQGKDGEYYEMRNNAISDMLEPGSTFKTASIMVALEDGKITPDYVVDTGNGQMPMHGRVMKDHNWHRGGYGKLTVTEILGVSSNVGTSYIIDHFYGSNPQKFVDGLKRMSIDQPLHLQIAGEGKPNIRGPKERSYFSKTALPWMSIGYETQVPPMNIVTFYNAIANKGVMVRPKFVKAAIKDGEVVKEYPTEVINPKICSDKTLADIQMILRKVVGEGLAKPAGSKQFHVSGKTGTAQISQGAAGYKTGRTNYLVSFCGYFPSEDPKYSMIVSIQKPGLPASGGLMAGSVFSRIAERVYAKDLRLPLTNAIDTSSVVIPNVKAGEMREAQRVLEELNIQVQGKIANAGKEVWGNTHLAPQAVVLESRSNMQNFVPSVIGMGAKDAVYLLESKGLKVHLVGVGKVKSQSIANGSIVRKGQTVTLTLK, encoded by the coding sequence ATGACCCGCTATTTCTTCGTCATCCTCGTGATGGCGTTGATAGGTGTAGCAATTGTCGTAAAGGCAGGAATCACTATGTTCGCCGAGCGTCAGTATTGGCAGGACGTAGCCGATCGCTTCGTGAAAGAGAACGTAACGGTGAAGCCTAATCGTGGAAACATTATTTCCTCCGACGGTAAACTAATGGCCAGTTCCTTACCCGAATACAGGATATATATGGACTTTATGTCCGGTGAGAAGGACGAAAAACGAAGAAAGAAAGATCAGGCCAGACGCGATTCCATTCTTAACGCCAACATGGATTCAATCTGTATCGGACTGAACAAGATTTTCCCGGATAAGAGTGTCGCTCAATTCAAGGCACATCTTAAAAAAGGACGCCAAGCTAAGAGCCGTAACTATCTGATTTATCCGAAACGCATCTCCTATATACAATATAAAGAGGTAAAGAGATTGCCTGTGTTCTGCCTGAACCGATACAAAGGAGGATTCAAAGAATTAGCCTACAATCAGAGGAAAAAACCGTTTGGCTCGTTGGCCGCACGTACGTTGGGAGATGTTTATGCCGATACGGCAAAAGGAGCCAGAAATGGTATAGAGTTAGCTTTTGACACCATCTTGAAAGGACGGGACGGACTGACACATCGCCAGAAAGTGATGAATAAATACTTGAATATAGTAGACGTACCACCGGTTGACGGTTGCGACCTCCTCACTACTATTGATGTGGGTATGCAGGATATTTGCGAAAAGGCATTGGTAGACAAGTTAAAAGAGTTGAATGCAAGTGTTGGTGTAGTCGTTCTGATGGAAGTGGCTACGGGAGAAGTAAGAGCAATCGTCAATATGATGCAGGGCAAGGACGGAGAATATTACGAAATGCGCAATAACGCCATCAGTGATATGCTTGAACCCGGTTCTACCTTCAAGACGGCCTCCATTATGGTAGCTCTTGAAGATGGGAAAATCACTCCTGATTACGTAGTGGATACAGGCAACGGGCAAATGCCGATGCATGGTCGCGTGATGAAGGACCACAACTGGCATCGCGGAGGATACGGCAAACTAACTGTCACCGAAATATTAGGGGTGTCTTCCAACGTGGGCACATCGTATATCATAGACCACTTCTACGGAAGCAATCCGCAAAAATTTGTCGACGGACTAAAACGGATGAGTATTGACCAACCTCTCCATCTGCAAATAGCCGGAGAAGGGAAGCCGAACATTCGGGGACCCAAAGAAAGAAGTTATTTTTCAAAGACCGCCTTGCCATGGATGAGTATCGGTTACGAGACACAAGTACCACCGATGAACATCGTTACTTTTTACAATGCAATAGCCAACAAAGGCGTAATGGTGCGTCCCAAGTTCGTAAAAGCAGCGATAAAAGACGGAGAGGTAGTAAAAGAATATCCGACCGAAGTTATCAATCCGAAGATATGTTCGGACAAGACATTGGCAGACATACAGATGATATTGCGTAAAGTAGTAGGCGAAGGACTTGCCAAACCGGCAGGAAGCAAACAGTTCCATGTTTCGGGAAAAACGGGAACAGCGCAAATCTCACAGGGAGCAGCCGGATACAAGACGGGGAGAACGAATTATCTAGTCAGTTTCTGCGGGTATTTCCCATCAGAAGATCCTAAATATAGTATGATTGTTTCCATTCAGAAACCGGGACTACCGGCCTCAGGAGGTTTGATGGCAGGTAGCGTATTCAGCAGGATTGCCGAAAGAGTATACGCCAAAGACTTACGTTTGCCGCTCACCAATGCGATTGATACGAGTTCCGTAGTCATTCCGAACGTAAAAGCCGGAGAGATGAGGGAAGCTCAGCGGGTATTGGAAGAACTGAATATTCAGGTGCAAGGTAAAATAGCCAACGCAGGAAAAGAAGTGTGGGGAAATACCCACCTGGCTCCACAAGCCGTAGTGCTGGAGAGTCGGAGCAATATGCAGAATTTTGTACCGAGTGTCATAGGTATGGGAGCTAAAGACGCTGTATACCTGCTGGAAAGTAAAGGGTTGAAAGTGCATCTTGTCGGAGTGGGCAAGGTAAAAAGTCAGTCGATAGCCAACGGAAGCATTGTTAGAAAAGGACAGACAGTGACGCTTACGCTAAAATAG
- the rsmH gene encoding 16S rRNA (cytosine(1402)-N(4))-methyltransferase RsmH: MEKDELTYHVPVLLKESVDGMNIRPDGTYVDVTFGGAGHSREILSRLGEGGRLLGFDQDEDAERNIVDDPHFIFVRSNFRYLHNFLRYHDIEQVDAILADLGVSSHHFDDSERGFSFRFDGDLDMRMNKRAGLTAADIVNTYEEERLANIFYLYGELKNSRKLASVIVKARNGQAIRTIGEFLEVIKPLFGREREKKELAKVFQALRIEVNQEMEALKEMLLAATEALKPGGRLVVITYHSLEDRMVKNIMKTGNVEGKAESDFFGNLNTPFRLVNNKVIIPDEAEIERNPRSRSAKLRIAEKK; the protein is encoded by the coding sequence ATGGAGAAAGATGAACTGACATATCATGTGCCTGTACTGCTGAAAGAAAGCGTTGACGGGATGAACATCCGCCCTGACGGAACGTATGTAGACGTTACCTTCGGCGGAGCGGGACATTCACGAGAGATTCTTTCACGGCTCGGGGAAGGCGGACGACTTTTGGGATTTGACCAAGATGAAGACGCCGAACGGAATATCGTTGATGATCCCCACTTTATTTTCGTACGCAGCAACTTCCGTTACCTGCACAATTTCCTGCGTTATCACGATATCGAGCAGGTAGATGCGATTTTAGCCGATCTAGGTGTGTCTTCCCATCATTTTGATGACAGTGAACGCGGTTTCTCTTTCCGTTTCGACGGAGATCTGGATATGCGCATGAATAAACGTGCAGGACTTACGGCAGCCGATATCGTAAACACTTACGAAGAGGAACGCCTCGCCAACATTTTCTATCTCTATGGAGAATTAAAGAATAGCCGTAAACTCGCTTCTGTGATTGTCAAAGCACGGAACGGGCAGGCTATCCGTACCATCGGAGAGTTTTTGGAAGTCATCAAGCCACTTTTTGGCCGCGAAAGGGAAAAGAAGGAATTGGCAAAGGTATTCCAAGCACTGCGGATTGAAGTAAACCAAGAGATGGAAGCCTTGAAAGAAATGTTACTGGCAGCAACAGAGGCATTGAAACCGGGTGGCAGACTAGTAGTGATCACCTATCACTCATTGGAGGACCGCATGGTGAAGAACATTATGAAAACCGGAAATGTAGAGGGAAAAGCAGAAAGCGATTTCTTCGGGAATCTGAATACCCCCTTCCGCCTTGTCAACAACAAAGTGATTATTCCTGACGAAGCGGAAATAGAAAGGAATCCGCGTTCAAGAAGTGCTAAATTACGAATTGCAGAAAAGAAATAA
- the mraZ gene encoding division/cell wall cluster transcriptional repressor MraZ, producing the protein MIRFLGNIEAKADTKGRVFIPAIFRKQLQAASEERLIMRKDVFQDCLTLYPESVWNEELNELRSRLNKWNNKHQLIFRQFVSDVEVVTPDSNGRILIPKRYLQICNIHGDIRFIGIDNKIEIWSKERAEQPFMSPEEFGAALEEIMNDENKQDGER; encoded by the coding sequence ATGATACGTTTTTTAGGTAATATTGAAGCCAAAGCAGACACTAAAGGAAGAGTGTTCATTCCCGCTATCTTCAGGAAGCAATTACAAGCTGCTTCTGAAGAAAGGCTTATTATGCGTAAAGACGTATTTCAAGACTGCCTGACTCTATACCCAGAAAGCGTGTGGAACGAGGAGTTGAACGAACTTCGCAGCAGACTTAACAAGTGGAACAATAAACATCAACTCATTTTCAGACAGTTTGTGAGCGACGTTGAGGTGGTGACACCGGACAGCAACGGACGCATATTAATCCCCAAGCGGTATTTACAGATCTGCAATATACATGGGGATATACGCTTCATCGGCATCGACAACAAGATAGAGATCTGGTCGAAGGAGCGGGCAGAACAGCCGTTTATGTCACCCGAAGAGTTTGGAGCGGCATTAGAAGAAATTATGAACGATGAAAATAAACAAGATGGAGAAAGATGA
- a CDS encoding FtsL-like putative cell division protein: MEEEVVNKKTEEGKKKKRTSLKSILGGDILATDFFRRQTKLLVLIMVFIIFYIHNRYASQQQQIEIDRLKKELIDIKYDALTRSSELMEKSRQSRIEDYIFSKESDLQTSTNPPYLIK; the protein is encoded by the coding sequence ATGGAAGAGGAAGTAGTAAATAAGAAAACAGAAGAGGGAAAGAAGAAAAAACGCACCTCACTAAAAAGTATTCTGGGTGGAGACATTCTGGCTACCGACTTTTTCCGCCGTCAGACGAAGTTGCTGGTACTGATCATGGTATTCATCATCTTCTACATCCATAACCGCTATGCCAGTCAGCAACAGCAGATCGAGATAGACCGGTTGAAAAAGGAACTGATAGATATAAAATACGATGCGCTGACACGTAGCTCGGAACTGATGGAGAAGAGCCGCCAGTCACGTATAGAAGACTATATTTTTAGTAAGGAGAGTGATTTGCAGACATCCACCAACCCTCCTTACCTTATTAAATAG